CCCCCTCCGCCTCGGGGGCCACCTGCCCCAGGCGCTGGGCGAACTCGTGCGGCGTCTGGTGGGGCTCCAGGGGCACCCCCGCTAACCCGCCCAGCCACACCATCCGCCGGAAAATGTCCTCTGCACGCCCGGCGGCGGCCACCGTCCGCTGGTAGAGGAGCCACAGGGCCAGCGCCAGCACCGCCAGAACGCCTCCGCTGGTCAGCAGGGAGAGGCTCCAGGGGCGCAGTGCCCCCCTCGGAGCCATCCCTCCCCCCCCTTCCTCTCCGAGGAACACATCATCCTCGGGGAAGAACGCGTCTTCCAGCGCCCCCACGGCGATATCGCCCCCCTCGGTGCTCATCTCGGGCAGGGGGCCCCGCGGGGGAGCCGGCCGGCCGGGGGTCGGTTCAAAGTCAATCCATCCATACCCCGGGAAGTAAACCTGCGTCCAGGCGTGGCTGTCCAGGTCGCGCACCACAAACACCTTCTTCTCCTGATCCAATACCCCGGGAGCATAGCCCGCCGCCACCCGCGCCGGCACGCCCACCGCCCGCAACAGCACCGTCATGGCCGAGGCGAAGTACTCGCTATACCCCTTCTTGGACACGAACAGGAAGTAGTCTACCCCGTCGGCATCAAAGGGCGGGGCCTCCACATTCAGGGTGTAGGTGTAGGTGTGGAGATATTCCTGGATGGCTAAGGCTTTGTCATAGGGTGTGGGGGCGTTGCGTGTCAAGGTCTGCGCCAACTCCCGCACCCGAGAGGGGAGGCTCTCCGGCAGTTGCAGATAGCGGTCGGTTACCCACGAGGGGTAGTCGGTGCCGGCCTGACGCAGGTCCTCCTCGGTGGCGATGGAGACGGCGGAGGTAATCTGGTAGCGGAAGCCGGCGGCCAGGCGGTCCCGCGCCTGCAAGGCCACGATGTCGGGCGGCGCAGGATGCCGACGGGTAACCACTACCCCCCGTAACACATCCAGGCGCAACAGGGCCTGCTCCAACGCCGCCCGATACCCCTCCCCAGGGGGGATGTCCACTTCCCGCCGTCCCCCTCCAGGACCACCCCCCACAATCAGGCGCGTGACCAGCACATCCTCGGGCAGAGCGTTCAGCAGTGCGTCCACGGGATCCTCCTGCAGGCGGGCGAACCGCAAGCGCATTAAACGCTCCCGCGCCTCCTGCAAATCGGGGGGCAACTCCGGCTGACGAATGCCCTCGGACAGGAGCAGTGTGAAACTCTTGGGGGCCAACACTTCCATCTGCAGGGGCAGGCTGGCTTGCAAGGGCACCTCGGTGGCGAACAGTTCACTGGTGGGAAAGGCCAGGGTAACCTCCTGCACCATCTCCTGGCGGGCCTGATACTGCTGGGGAACAGCATCGGGGGAGACCCACCCCAGGTCGCGCACCTCGGTGGTCTCGGTGAGCCACCCCTGGGGGGTATATAGGGTGTAAATCCGCGCCACCCAGTAGGCGGGGCGCAGGGCCGAGACATAAAAGATCGGTTCGTTGCTCAAGGTGATGGGCCCCTGGAAGGGGAGCACCAGGCCAAAGGAGCGGAAGGGAACGGCCTTCCGCGCAGGTAGACCCGAAAACATGCGGTTAAACTCGTTCTCCAGGCGGTCTATGGGGGCGCGCACCTCTTCCCACGCCCGACGCAGAGGGGGCGCGGTGGGTGCTTGCAAGGGGAGCGTGGCTGTGACCAAAAGCACCAGCACCGTCAGCCACAACGCGTCGTTCAAAGCCAGCCACTCCTGGGCCGGGGAGACCTGTACCCCCACCCGTTCCCACACCTCCCGCTGGCGCAGAGTGTGCAGACGGGCCGCCAACAGCATGGCGAAGAACAGGTAGATGTAGAAGTAGATGAAAAACTCCGCGGGCAGGTAACTGAGGTTGGTCAGAAGGGCGAGGGCGCTGGGGAGCACTGCAAGCCACATGTTCCGTAGGCGAAAGGCTGACCACGCACTCACCCACGCCACCAGCCACCCCACAGCGGTGAGGGCTACGGCGAAGGGCAGGGTATCGGTGCTGATACCCCCGGTGCGGAAGGCCTTCCAGAAGGCCGCCAGGCGCAGATTGACCTCGGCAATTTGGGCGGGGATGTTCCGCCCCTCGGTGAGGGTCCCGGCCAGCAGGTAGGTCAACCCCGCCCCCAGCACAAGCCCCACCGGTTGCAAGAGCCACCCATTGACCCGCACCTTGTCCAGAAGCCAGGCGCAGACCACAGCCCCCAGCACCACCAGCGTCAGGTTGGGGGTAGCGGCCCAGCCGGCCCGGTCCACACTCCACACCAAAGCCAACAGGGTGAACACCACCAGCAGGGCTGTGGACCAGCCGGCCCGGGGCCTCACCATCTGATAAATGCGCTCCACCCCGCGATACCTTCCGGGGCGGGCCAGGGCGATCTCCCCGTGTGCTGTGCTCATACCATCCCCCGCGCGGAGCGTGCCGATGCTGCAGCAACGGGCAAACCCGCCGGCTGCGCCAGAGCCTGCTCCAGCCTAGCGCCTTTCTGCACCAGATACGTGGGCACACCCAATACCGCCAGGCGCTCCAGCACCTTCTCGGCCCCCGCACGGTGGCCGAAGGAGCGGGGCTCCAGCAAGACGGTTACCAGGCGCACCCCTCGCCGGAGGAGAGTGTCCAGGGCCAGGGGCCACTCCTCATCCCCCGAGGGGGTGATGATGACCAGAATGCTCATGTGGCTGAAGCGCCCCCCCTCCCGTTGGAGCACCTGGGCCAGGGGTGTGGTGCCCTCAGCGTGCACGGTGGCCAAGTCCTCCAAGATGCGCAGCAGATGCCCTGCCCCCCGCTTGGGAGGAACCACCACCTCCCGGTCCCCATAGGCCAGCAAGCCCACCGACAGCTCCGCATCCAAATAGCGGTGGGCCACCGAAGCGGCGATAGTGGCGGCCCACTCGTCGGAGGCGTCGCTCCTCTGGCCGGCCTGCACCTCCCGATGCATGTCCACAAGCAGCCACATGTCGCCCCCGAGCCCCTGGTCAAACTCCTTCACCATCAGGCGTCCCAGACGGGCGGTGGTGGGCCAATGCACCCGTGCCAGGCTGTCGCCTTGCATGTATTCCCGCACCGAAGCGGCGTGGGGGGTTAGGGCCTGGCTCCGCTGGCGCAGGGGGCCCTCCCCAGGCAGGTCAGCAGCCAACACCCGGAAGTAGGGGATGCTTACCACGGCGGGATAGACCAATAGGGTCTCCGGGGAGAGGAAAGTGCGTCGGAAGGTGAACAGGCCGAAGGGGTCGCTGGCGCGCACCTCTACCGGCCCCAGGCGATATAGCCCCCGACGGTGGGCGCGGGTAACCACGCGCCAGGAGCGGAAGCCCCGCGCCGGTAAGCTGAGGGCCATCCCCCCAGCGTGGCCGGGGAGGTCGGAGCGCTCCCGCACCTCCAGCCAGCCCTTGGGGATAACCCACCGGTTGGTAATGGTGATGCGTTCTTCAAAAGGTTCTCCCACCTGCACGCGGGTAGCCCGACGGCGCACCTCCACCCGCAGACCCTGCAAGCCTAGCCATGCCCATACCATCCCCACCCCCAACACCAACGCCAGGGCGTAAACCAGGCGATAGAAGAGGGGGAACCCTGTGGCCAGCCCAAACAGGAGGGCCGCCCCCATCAGAGCCATCCCCACCAGCGCCCGTCGCACAACACCTCCTTCCCCGCTGACAGAAACGCCTGCGCAAGGGGTGTGGTCTTCCGCCCTCTGCTGTTAGGCCCGCCCGCGCACGCCCGGCACCGGCACCTGCTCCAAGATGTCCTCCACCACCTTGCGCCCGTCCAGGCCCCGCATACGAGCCTGGGGGGCCACGATGATGCGATGGGCCAGGGCGGGCTGGGCCAGTTCCTTCACATCATCGGGGAGCACATAGTCCCGCCCCCTCAGGAAGGCCAACGCCTGCGCAGTGCGGAACAGGGTCAACGATGCGCGCGGAGATGCCCCCAGGCTCACCTCGGGCGATGTGCGGGTCGCCTCCACCAGGGAGACGATGTAACGCTTGATGAGGGTGTCCACATACACCCCTTTCACCGCCTCTTGCGCCCGCACGATCTCCTCGGGGCCGGTTACGGGGCCGATGGTCTCAATGGGATGCACCTGCACCTGGCGCTCAATGATGGCAATTTCCTCCTCAAAGGAGGGGTAGCCGATGGTGATGCGCAGCAGGAAGCGGTCCAGTTGCGCCTCAGGCAAGGGGAAGGTGCCTTCATATTCAATGGGGTTCTGGGTGGCCAGCACTATGAAGGGGCGGGGTAAGGGGTGGGTAACCCCCTCCACCGTTACCTGGCGCTCCTCCATGGCCTCCAGGAGGGCCGACTGGGTCTTGGGGGTGGCGCGGTTGATTTCATCGGCCAGCACCACGTGGGCCATGAGCGGCCCTGGGCGGAACTCAAAGGTGCCGGTGCGCTGGTTGTACACCGATACCCCCGTGACATCGGTGGGCAGGAGGTCGGGGGTGAACTGGATGCGCTTGAAGGTGCACCCCGCCGATTTGGCCAGACTGCGGGCCAGCATGGTCTTGCCCACCCCGGGCACATCCTCAATGAGGGCGTGGCCGTTGCACAGCAGGGCGATGACCGTCTGCTCCACGGCGCGGTCTTTGCCCACGATGACCTTCTTCATGTTCTCTACAATCTTGCGGGGGACCTCCTGGACGGCGACGGTGGTGGTCAACGGCTCCTCCTCATCCTGCCCCTGGTGCAACAGCCTCCCCCAGGGGGTGGTGCCTTTAGTATAGCATGTCCTTCTGCTGCGTGGGGGTTGGGTTGCGCTATACGGCACTATGGGCCAACGGGGCTCGGAAAAGGGCCTATTCCCTCACAGGATATGAGGGGGGTGGTGCAGGAGCGTCCCTGGGGGGTCTACAGGCCAAAGGCTTCGGCAACTGTCTTGAGGATGGCGGGCACATCAGGGAGGGAAAGGCGCTCCAGATTGCGGGCGTAGGGGGCGGGGGTGTCTGCTCCGCACAGGTGGGCTATGGGGGCATCCAGGTCATCAAAGGCCTCCTGGTGCAGGCGCAGGCCCAGGTAGGGGCCGATACCCGCCATAGGCCACGCCTCCTCTACGATGAGGGCGCGGTGGGTCTTGCGCAGGGAGGCCAGGGGGGTCTCCAGGTCTAGGGGGCGCAGGCTGCGCAGGTCTATCACCTCCGCCTGGACGCCTCGGCGCGCCAGTTCGGTGGCTGCCTGCAGGCACAGGTGCACCCCCCGCCCGTAGGAGATGAGGGTAACATCGGTGCCCGGGCGCTTTACCTCGGCCCTGCCCAGGGGCACCTCATAGTAGGTATCGGGCACGGGGCCGCGCACGCCATACAGGAGGGCGTGCTCGCAGTAGATGATGGTGTTAGGATCTTTCAGGCAGGTGCGCAACAGGCCTAACGCGTCGGCGGGAGTGGAGGGGAACACCACCTTCAGCCCCGGCACCGAGGCATACCACCCTTCGAGGCTTTGGGAGTGGGTGGCGGCCAGGCCTGCCCCGCCCCCGGTCACGGTGCGAATCAGCAGGGGCACCATCAACTGCCCGCCGGACATGTAGCGCAGTTTGGCGGCGTGGTTGACAATTTGGTCCATCGCCAGGAGGCTGAAGTTGATGGTCATAATCTCCACGATGGGGCGCATTCCGCCCATGGCCGCCCCCACTCCTGCACCCACGATGACAGACTCGGATATGGGGGTATCGCGGATGCGCTCGGGGCCATACTGGCGCAAAAAGCCCTTCGTGACGGCGTAGGCCCCCCCGTAGGCTCCCACATCCTCCCCCATAATGAACACACGGGGGTCGTTGTCCAGGGCCTCCTGCAGGCCCTTGCGGATGGCTTCGCGCAGGGTCAAGTCGGGCATACGGGCACCCCCGTTAGGCGTAGATGTCCTCGTAGAGGGCTTCGGGTGGGGGTTCAGGGCTGGCGTCGGCGAAGCGAATGGCCTCCTCCACCTCGTCGTTGACCTGGCGCGCTATCTCTGACAGTTCCGTCAAAGTGGCGATGGCGTTCTCCAGCAGGTAGCGCTGGAAAGTGGGAATGGGGTCACGAACCTTCCAGGCCTCCTCCTCGGCCCTGTCCCGGTATTCCACCGGGTCAGCCATAGAGTGGCCGCGGAAGCGGTAGGTGAGGGCTTCCAGGAAGAAGGGGCCGTTGCCCTGGCGGGCGTGCTCCACGGCGCGCAGGGTGGCCTCCCGCACGGCTAGCACATCCATGCCGTCGGTCTGGGCGGCGGGGATGCGGTAGTGCTCCCCCGCCTTGAACACGTCCCGTCCGCCGGCGTAGGTGCGGTCAATGTGGGAGCCCATGCCGTAGAGGTTGTTCTCCAGGAAAAACACCACAGGCAGTTTCCATAAGGAGGCGAGGTTGAAGGCCTCGTGGAACTCGCCCTGGTTGAGGGCGCCATCCCCGAAGAAGCAGACGGTCACGCGGGGCTCGCCCTTCATTTTGGAGGCCAGGGCCAACCCCACCGCAACGGGCAGTTGCCCTCCCACGATGGCATAGCCCCCCATGAAGTTGCGGCTGGCATCAAAGAAGTGCATGCTCCCGCCCTTGCCCCGACTACACCCCGTGACCTTGCCGAAGAGTTCGGCCATAGCCACTTTGGGATCCATCCCGCGGGCGAGGGCGTGGCCGTGGTCGCGGTAGTGGGTGACCACATAGTCCTCGGGGCGCAGGGCGCTCATACACCCCACCGCAATGGCCTCCTCCCCAATGTATAGGTGCAGGAAGCCGCGGATTTTGCCCAGCATGTACATTTCGGCACAGCGCTCCTCAAAGCGTCGGATGAGGAGCATCTGGCGGTAGAAGGAGACCAACTCCGTCTTGGTCAGGCGCTCTTGCAGTTGCATGGCTCCTCCTCTGCCCGCGCCGTGTGCACACCCCGATGTGGCCTAGATGTGAATCGCCTCGCCCAGCACTGCCAAAGAGGCCTCCTTGAGAGCCTCTGAGAGGGTGGGATGGGCGTGGACGAGCCATCCCGTCTCCCGCACCGTGCCCTCCAACAGACGCGCCAGGGCCAACTCGGGCAGGAGCTCCGTTACCTCCGGGCCGATCATGTGGACGCCCAGAATTTCCCCATACTGGGCGTCGGCCACCACTTTGACGAAGCCCTCGGTATCCCCCATCGCCAGGGCTTTCCCGCTGGCGGTGAAGGGGAACTTGCCCACTTTCACCGTATGCCCGGCCTCTTGTGCCTGCTTCTCTGTGAGCCCCCAGGAGGCCACTTGGGGGTGGCAGTATACCGCCCTGGGCATAAGGGTATAGTCCAGGGGGCGGGTCTCCTTGCCGGCCAGGGTCTCCACCGCTAGGACAGCCTGGGCCGAGGCCACATGGGCCAACGGCATGCGCCCCGTGACGTCCCCGATGGCATAGACCGTGGGGGCGCTGGTGCGCTGGCGGTCGTCGACCGCAATCCAGCCGCCCCGTTCGGTGCGCACCCCCGCTTCCTCCAGGCCGATGCCCTCCGAGTTGGGCTGAATCCCCACGCACACCAGCACCCGCTGGGCGGTGAGGGTCTGGGGACCCTGCGCTGTCTCTACCGTGAGGGTTGCCTGGCTTCCGTTCTTCTGGAGGCTTGTTACCTTAGCTCCCGTGAGGATGCGCATGCCCTGCTTCTGGAAGGAGCGCTCCAAGGCCTGGGAGACCTCCTCATCCTCGTTGGGGAGCAGGTGGGGGAGGAGTTCCACAATGGTTACCTGCACACCGTAGGCGGTGTAGAGGTAGGCGAACTCGCACCCCGTCGCCCCGCCCCCGACGATGATGCACGAGGCGGGGAGGTCTTTGCGTTCCAGGGCCTCGCGGCTGGTCAAAACAACTTGCCCGTCCACGGGGAGGACGGGCAAGGAGCGGGGGCGGGCACCGGTGGCTACAATGAGGGCGCGGGCGCGTACCGTGCGCCCTGATACCTTGAGGGCTACCTGCCCGTTGCCCCGCAGGACGGCCTCGTCCCGAATGGTCTCCACCTTATTCTTGCGCAGGAGGAACTCCACCCCCCGCACCAGGCGCTGGACGACCTGACGGCTGCGGTCTATGGCCTTGCCGAAGTCCAGGCGCAGGTTGTCAAAGGCGATGCCCCAGTCGTTGGCGTGGCGCGCCCAGTGCACCAACTCGGCGTTGCGGAGCAGGGCTTTGGAGGGGATGCATCCCCAGTTCAAGCAGACGCCCCCCACTTGGTCGCGCTCCACCAGGGCGGTCTTGAGGCCCAGTTGCCCCGCCCGAATGGCGGCCACATAGCCCCCCGGCCCGCCCCCTATCACCACCAGGTCGTAATCAGCCATCCCCGTCCTCCGGCAAGGTATCATTGTAGTCTATCACACCAGCATACCCCGTCTATCGGTGCCTGTCTAGGCCCCTGGGTTTGGGCCCCCCTCCTGCGCTTCTCGGCCCCCTATGGTAAGATACCACCAGTCCCCTGCACGGAAGGATACCCATGACGTTTGACGCTCTGTCGGACATTTTGGTAGTGGAGGTGGGGAGTGGGGTCGCCCCCGCCTACTGCGGGCGCCTCTTGGCCGACCAGGGGGCGCGGGTGCTCCTGGTGGAGCCTCCCGAAGGCTCTCCCCTGCGCCGCGAGGGCCCCTTCCCCGGCGACATCCCCCATGCGGAGAAGAGTGGTCTGTTCCTCTACCTGATGGCCGGCAAGGAGAGCATCACCCTCAACCTGCACACCGCCACGGGGCGTGCCCTGTTCCTGCGCCTTTTGGAGCGGGCGGATGTGCTGGTGGAGGATGTCCCGCCCGGCCATTGGGAGCGGTGGGGCCTGGCCCCTCTGGCGTTGCAGCGCGCCTTCCCCCGCCTGGTGCACCTCTCCTTGACCTGGTTCGGGCACAGAGGGCCCTACGCCTCCTATCAGGGGTGCGACCTGGTGGCGTATGCCGTTAGTGGCTATGCCTACATGACGGGCGATCCCGATAAGCCTCCCCTCAAGGCCGGGGGACGTCAGACAGAATACCAGGCGGGGGTGAACGGGGCGGTGGCGGTGTTGTCGGCCTTGCTGGGGCGCAACCACACAGGGCGGGGCCAGTGGATTGACCTCTCGGCCATCGAGGCCACCGCCCATACCTTTGACGGGGTAACGGTCTACCACATGGCGCAAAGGGGCATCCTTCCCCTGCGCAACGGCACCCGTCTCATCCAGCGCGACCCCCATACGGCCTATCCCTCCACCCTTCTCCCCGTGAAGGGGGGGTGGGTGCATGCCCACTGGTCACCCCAGAACCCCGAGGCCCTGGCCCTGCTGGCCCATAATCCCCGCCTGGCCGACCCCGAAGTTATGGAGACGCCCATGGGCCACGCCGACGAGATTGATGCCCTGCTCATAGAGGGTCTAAAGGATCGCACCCCCTACGAGGTAATGGAGCAGGCCCAGGAGCTGCGTATCCCCTTCACCGTGGTGCAGGATGTGGCGCAGGCGTTGGACGACCCTCAGAACGCCGCTATGGGCTTTTTCCCGGAGGTGGAGCACCCCGTTGCGGGGCGGTGGCGCATCCCCGCCTCCCCTATCCACTGGGACGATGCACCCAACCGGCCGGGGCGTGCCCCCCTGCTGGGGGAGCACAACAGGCGGGTGTTTGGACAGGAGTTGGGCCTCGCCCCAGAGGATCTGGTGCGCCTGCGGGCGGGAGGTGTGCTGTGAGCCTCCCTCTGGAGGGCATCCGCATCGTGGACATGACCATCGTCATTGCAGGGCCGGTGGCCACCCAGGTGCTGGCGGCCCTGGGTGCCCAGGTCATCAAGGTGGAACCCCCCTGGGGGCGCACCGTGGGGCGGGTGCACTCCCTCCCGGGGGTAGCCAGCACCGGCAAGCCCTACAACGCCATCCCCTCCTTCAACGAGGTCAACCGGGGCAAGTGGAGCATCAGCCTCAACCTTCAGCATCCCCTGGGCAGAGAGGCCTTTCTGCGCCTTGTGTCAGTGAGCGATGTGGTGATTGAGAACTTCAGCCCCCGCGTGTTGCCCAACCTGGGGCTGGATTACCCAGTACTGCGCCAGTATCGTCCCGACATCATCCTTATCTCCATGCCCGCCTTGGGGCACACAGGCCCCTGGCGCAACTACATCTCCTTCGGGCCGGGCACCGACGCCCTGGCGGGGCTGTCCTCTCTTACAGGCTACGAAGGGGGGCAACCCCACAAGCCTGGCAACTACTACGCCGACCAGAACTCGGCCGTCCATACCGCCTTTGCGGTGCTCACGGCGCTCTATCGGCGGCGGCGCACGGGCAAGGGGGCGCACCTGCGCATCGCCCTGCGGGAGGCCACCCAAGCCGTCATCGGCGAGTTCTTCCTGGAGCCCCAGATGACGGGGCGTATCCCCACCCGCATGGGCAACCGCCACCCCTGGATGGCCCCCCACGGCATCTATCCCTGTAAAGGGCAGGACGCCTGGGTGGCCATCGCGTGCGCTACCGACCAGCAGTTCCGTTCTCTGTGCGCCCTCATAGGGCGTCCCGACCTCGCTCAGGATCCCCGCTGTGCCGACAGCCTCTCCCGCAAGCGCCACGAGGCCCTGTTGGATGCCCCCATCAGCGCCTGGACGCGCCAGCACAGCCCTCAGGAGGCGATGGACATCCTGCAGCAA
The window above is part of the Dehalococcoidia bacterium genome. Proteins encoded here:
- a CDS encoding transglutaminase domain-containing protein gives rise to the protein MSTAHGEIALARPGRYRGVERIYQMVRPRAGWSTALLVVFTLLALVWSVDRAGWAATPNLTLVVLGAVVCAWLLDKVRVNGWLLQPVGLVLGAGLTYLLAGTLTEGRNIPAQIAEVNLRLAAFWKAFRTGGISTDTLPFAVALTAVGWLVAWVSAWSAFRLRNMWLAVLPSALALLTNLSYLPAEFFIYFYIYLFFAMLLAARLHTLRQREVWERVGVQVSPAQEWLALNDALWLTVLVLLVTATLPLQAPTAPPLRRAWEEVRAPIDRLENEFNRMFSGLPARKAVPFRSFGLVLPFQGPITLSNEPIFYVSALRPAYWVARIYTLYTPQGWLTETTEVRDLGWVSPDAVPQQYQARQEMVQEVTLAFPTSELFATEVPLQASLPLQMEVLAPKSFTLLLSEGIRQPELPPDLQEARERLMRLRFARLQEDPVDALLNALPEDVLVTRLIVGGGPGGGRREVDIPPGEGYRAALEQALLRLDVLRGVVVTRRHPAPPDIVALQARDRLAAGFRYQITSAVSIATEEDLRQAGTDYPSWVTDRYLQLPESLPSRVRELAQTLTRNAPTPYDKALAIQEYLHTYTYTLNVEAPPFDADGVDYFLFVSKKGYSEYFASAMTVLLRAVGVPARVAAGYAPGVLDQEKKVFVVRDLDSHAWTQVYFPGYGWIDFEPTPGRPAPPRGPLPEMSTEGGDIAVGALEDAFFPEDDVFLGEEGGGGMAPRGALRPWSLSLLTSGGVLAVLALALWLLYQRTVAAAGRAEDIFRRMVWLGGLAGVPLEPHQTPHEFAQRLGQVAPEAEGDIGYIADAFARTRYGRQSLGMEEQERLRQAWRLARRALWRKVLRR
- a CDS encoding DUF58 domain-containing protein, translated to MRRALVGMALMGAALLFGLATGFPLFYRLVYALALVLGVGMVWAWLGLQGLRVEVRRRATRVQVGEPFEERITITNRWVIPKGWLEVRERSDLPGHAGGMALSLPARGFRSWRVVTRAHRRGLYRLGPVEVRASDPFGLFTFRRTFLSPETLLVYPAVVSIPYFRVLAADLPGEGPLRQRSQALTPHAASVREYMQGDSLARVHWPTTARLGRLMVKEFDQGLGGDMWLLVDMHREVQAGQRSDASDEWAATIAASVAHRYLDAELSVGLLAYGDREVVVPPKRGAGHLLRILEDLATVHAEGTTPLAQVLQREGGRFSHMSILVIITPSGDEEWPLALDTLLRRGVRLVTVLLEPRSFGHRAGAEKVLERLAVLGVPTYLVQKGARLEQALAQPAGLPVAAASARSARGMV
- a CDS encoding MoxR family ATPase — its product is MTTTVAVQEVPRKIVENMKKVIVGKDRAVEQTVIALLCNGHALIEDVPGVGKTMLARSLAKSAGCTFKRIQFTPDLLPTDVTGVSVYNQRTGTFEFRPGPLMAHVVLADEINRATPKTQSALLEAMEERQVTVEGVTHPLPRPFIVLATQNPIEYEGTFPLPEAQLDRFLLRITIGYPSFEEEIAIIERQVQVHPIETIGPVTGPEEIVRAQEAVKGVYVDTLIKRYIVSLVEATRTSPEVSLGASPRASLTLFRTAQALAFLRGRDYVLPDDVKELAQPALAHRIIVAPQARMRGLDGRKVVEDILEQVPVPGVRGRA
- a CDS encoding alpha-ketoacid dehydrogenase subunit beta, translating into MPDLTLREAIRKGLQEALDNDPRVFIMGEDVGAYGGAYAVTKGFLRQYGPERIRDTPISESVIVGAGVGAAMGGMRPIVEIMTINFSLLAMDQIVNHAAKLRYMSGGQLMVPLLIRTVTGGGAGLAATHSQSLEGWYASVPGLKVVFPSTPADALGLLRTCLKDPNTIIYCEHALLYGVRGPVPDTYYEVPLGRAEVKRPGTDVTLISYGRGVHLCLQAATELARRGVQAEVIDLRSLRPLDLETPLASLRKTHRALIVEEAWPMAGIGPYLGLRLHQEAFDDLDAPIAHLCGADTPAPYARNLERLSLPDVPAILKTVAEAFGL
- the pdhA gene encoding pyruvate dehydrogenase (acetyl-transferring) E1 component subunit alpha; translated protein: MQLQERLTKTELVSFYRQMLLIRRFEERCAEMYMLGKIRGFLHLYIGEEAIAVGCMSALRPEDYVVTHYRDHGHALARGMDPKVAMAELFGKVTGCSRGKGGSMHFFDASRNFMGGYAIVGGQLPVAVGLALASKMKGEPRVTVCFFGDGALNQGEFHEAFNLASLWKLPVVFFLENNLYGMGSHIDRTYAGGRDVFKAGEHYRIPAAQTDGMDVLAVREATLRAVEHARQGNGPFFLEALTYRFRGHSMADPVEYRDRAEEEAWKVRDPIPTFQRYLLENAIATLTELSEIARQVNDEVEEAIRFADASPEPPPEALYEDIYA
- the lpdA gene encoding dihydrolipoyl dehydrogenase, producing the protein MADYDLVVIGGGPGGYVAAIRAGQLGLKTALVERDQVGGVCLNWGCIPSKALLRNAELVHWARHANDWGIAFDNLRLDFGKAIDRSRQVVQRLVRGVEFLLRKNKVETIRDEAVLRGNGQVALKVSGRTVRARALIVATGARPRSLPVLPVDGQVVLTSREALERKDLPASCIIVGGGATGCEFAYLYTAYGVQVTIVELLPHLLPNEDEEVSQALERSFQKQGMRILTGAKVTSLQKNGSQATLTVETAQGPQTLTAQRVLVCVGIQPNSEGIGLEEAGVRTERGGWIAVDDRQRTSAPTVYAIGDVTGRMPLAHVASAQAVLAVETLAGKETRPLDYTLMPRAVYCHPQVASWGLTEKQAQEAGHTVKVGKFPFTASGKALAMGDTEGFVKVVADAQYGEILGVHMIGPEVTELLPELALARLLEGTVRETGWLVHAHPTLSEALKEASLAVLGEAIHI
- a CDS encoding CoA transferase, whose protein sequence is MTFDALSDILVVEVGSGVAPAYCGRLLADQGARVLLVEPPEGSPLRREGPFPGDIPHAEKSGLFLYLMAGKESITLNLHTATGRALFLRLLERADVLVEDVPPGHWERWGLAPLALQRAFPRLVHLSLTWFGHRGPYASYQGCDLVAYAVSGYAYMTGDPDKPPLKAGGRQTEYQAGVNGAVAVLSALLGRNHTGRGQWIDLSAIEATAHTFDGVTVYHMAQRGILPLRNGTRLIQRDPHTAYPSTLLPVKGGWVHAHWSPQNPEALALLAHNPRLADPEVMETPMGHADEIDALLIEGLKDRTPYEVMEQAQELRIPFTVVQDVAQALDDPQNAAMGFFPEVEHPVAGRWRIPASPIHWDDAPNRPGRAPLLGEHNRRVFGQELGLAPEDLVRLRAGGVL
- a CDS encoding CoA transferase — translated: MSLPLEGIRIVDMTIVIAGPVATQVLAALGAQVIKVEPPWGRTVGRVHSLPGVASTGKPYNAIPSFNEVNRGKWSISLNLQHPLGREAFLRLVSVSDVVIENFSPRVLPNLGLDYPVLRQYRPDIILISMPALGHTGPWRNYISFGPGTDALAGLSSLTGYEGGQPHKPGNYYADQNSAVHTAFAVLTALYRRRRTGKGAHLRIALREATQAVIGEFFLEPQMTGRIPTRMGNRHPWMAPHGIYPCKGQDAWVAIACATDQQFRSLCALIGRPDLAQDPRCADSLSRKRHEALLDAPISAWTRQHSPQEAMDILQQAGVPAGAVFTIPQILENDHWRSLGFVREVHHPEMGRALHPGLPWRATGLIPRDGEPAPLFAQHTSAVLGDLLGFSAETIAQMVAQKVAPAEPVGG